Part of the Macrobrachium rosenbergii isolate ZJJX-2024 chromosome 30, ASM4041242v1, whole genome shotgun sequence genome is shown below.
TTCCAAAACTAACTTTTCGTCTTTGAGCTTTACTTCGTGACCTAGTAAATCTTGTATTTTGTTCTCCCTTTTCTGGACTTCCTCCTCgaaattgtttgtaatttttcttgcCTTTTCATCTGCTTCCTCCAGTAAGCTGTCTAGCTCCTTCCCGTGATTGAGAGCGACGCCTAGTTTGTCTCGTAGTTCTTCTTTTTCAcataccaatttcctttccatgtCTAAGAAACTTTCAATCTGGAGGTCCCTGTTGTGGAGCTCTGCTTTCAAGGTTCTCAGGGAAGTTTCCATCtcatttcctctctttatttcttcttccaaCAAGTTCTCTACCTTCTTCCCATGATGGAGAGCATCCTGTAGAATTCTGGTCCTCTGTTTCTccttcctcaaatatttcttcagCAAAGTAATTTCCAGGTGGTTTTCTTCTGCCTCTTCCAGATGCCTGGCGTTCTGTCCTCCTAATTCTGCCACCCAGTTCTTCATAACCTGGACTTCTGCCTCCAGAATCTGGGTCTTCATCTTTTCGTTTTCCAGCTCTTTCTTTACTGAagtcaattcttcttcttttccttctagcTTTTCATTAATCTTTGCATTCTGTCCGCCTAATTGCGTGCAGCTCTTCATCGCTTGTAGTTCTGCGCGCAGGATCTCAGCTTTCGCTCTTTCAGCATTCAGAATTTCTGTTGCGAGACCAGCCGATCTTCTTTTTGGCACAAAACTTTTTCCAGTGACTGGAACTTGATCCTCCAGGGTCAGGTTTTCCTGGGGTTTCCTTTGCCAGATTTTCCTCGAGCTCATGCGATTTCTATCTTCTAGGCGCCGCTTGTCAGTTACTACCTGTTCTTTTGCAGGTAGACGTTCtcgatttcctttttttcatttctactgCCTCGTCTGCGTTCTTTTCCAGCAACATATCTTTGTCCAGCAGCTGATTCTGAAGGCTCACAATCTTGTCCATAGCTTCCTTCCAGAGatgttccattttatttccatatACCTGGCTGGTTTCCAGTGCTTCTTGTAACTTCTGCTGCTCCATATCTGGTTGGTCTCCTGGTCTTGGATGGCTCATGTCCGTGTCCAGGTCAGTCTCCACTATCCTCCATTTCCAGACTATCTTCAGTCTGGACACCAAGCTCATATCCGTTTCAGAATCATAATCAACATCGTTCATTTCGTTTCCGAAATTATCTTCGCTATCACTACATCCACTTCAAGATCATCCTCACTTTCACTCATATCAGGTCCAAGTTCATCGTCATTGTCGGTCATATTCTGTCTCACACCATCTTCACTAGCATTCATATGATTTTCAGTTTCGTACTCACAATCGCGCAATTCACATTCCAGACAATCTTCCAGTTCACGATATTTGCGTACGTAGAGTTTGTATTTCCAGTAGACAGCAAGCGCCAAGCCTGCCAACAAGGCCAAACTAGGTTTGGCGACGGCAAAGTCTGGCGCCAACGCTGTTCGGTTCTTGACACTTTCCGGTTCAGGAATCAACAGCAGCGGCAACATGTAAACCACTGTTGACTTCTTGACGACAAAAGAAATTAATCCAATCCTCGATTATTGAAGCACACAAATCAACTCCAACGAACAATAGTGCTACAAACAGTATGTAATATAGTGCAAACATATTGACAAGATTACCGTATACGTTTGCTTTCTCTGTGTCTAGTTTTTAAAACTGCCAGACGAAGGATCCAGGATCCGGAGGCGCTTCTTGAAGATGAGAAGGACGCCTTCGATTGCAAGCTCGGTTCGGAAAGATTTTGTCTTCTTCTGATGCTTCTTCTTCAGGATTCAGGATCTAGGGGCGCTTCTTGAGATGCGAAGAACGCCTTTGATTGTAGGCTCGGCTCAGAAagattttgtcttcttcttcttcagaattcAGTATCTGGAGGAGCTTCATGAAGATCCGACGAAGACTTCGTCACTGGGTTCCAAGCCGCCGCTGTGGCCTCATTAGTCCTTCTGAAGGAGGGAGGATCAAGGCCCGGTCGTCAGGGGAGTGCTCGGAACGGAAATTTTCTTTCCTCACTTCTTCACCTCCACGAAATCATAAGTTTTACATTTTCCAGTCCAATATtctcgcaataataataataataatacacacacagttttataataataataacagtttatttattacacacacacacacacacacacacacacacacacacatatatatatatatatatatatatatatatatatatatatatatatatatatatataaattatagtcaATGG
Proteins encoded:
- the LOC136854728 gene encoding tropomyosin-like; this translates as MSSRKIWQRKPQENLTLEDQVPVTGKSFVPKRRSAGLATEILNAERAKAEILRAELQAMKSCTQLGGQNAKINEKLEGKEEELTSVKKELENEKMKTQILEAEVQVMKNWVAELGGQNARHLEEAEENHLEITLLKKYLRKEKQRTRILQDALHHGKKVENLLEEEIKRGNEMETSLRTLKAELHNRDLQIESFLDMERKLVCEKEELRDKLGVALNHGKELDSLLEEADEKARKITNNFEEEVQKRENKIQDLLGHEVKLKDEKLVLEDKLENLLNLLNKENGKRKRKFCTGSKSCRKRTKKWRH